CGAATCGAATAACCTGGTCCGCATGCACAAGGACATTGCCAATGAATTGAGACAATTGGGAGCAAGCGCCCACCAGCGCATGAACCGCGATTACCGGCCGGGCGCCCGTTCGGAAGAAGAACCTTATGTTTGGTGATCGGTATTCAGCTGATTAATCAAAGCAAGAACTTGATCTATTTAAGCAAACCCAAAAGCAGGAACCCAAAAGCAGGGGCCAATCCTTGATTCTTGAATTGGGATCTTGACGCTTGTGTATGTTTAGAAAATGAAATTTCAAGGCTCAGGACCGAGTTCGCTACAAGTTCTCAAGCAGGCTATTCACAAATTCATCAGCTCATACTTGGGTCGCTTCTTGCCGGAAACTGGATTTCAAGGTATCCACGCTAGATTTTATAGGGGACTCGAACGTCGGGCCACTCCATCTTAAAGTCCTTCGTATTCCTGGATACCAGCATGCAACCTTCCACTCTTGCCGTGGCATAAATCATGGCATCCGGCACTCTAAGTCGATGATCCCGACGCAGTCGGATGGTTATTTCTGCAATTTCCGTGGATAACCCTACAACTTCAAATGAGGAGAGAAAACCCCGAATAACAGTTTCCTCTTCAGGCTTATGAACTCCAGCCAACACCTCGATATAAGTAACAACACTGACAACACGAGTCTCATAGCAAACAATATAACGTCAGGTCTTGACTCTTGACAAAACCTTCTTTGCTGCATTTTCTGGGACCATGGCAAGGGTATAAAACCGGCCGCATCGGTAACACATTTACCGGGCACATAGGTTACAGTTAAACTGGGGGTTATGCCCTGGAACACTGTAGACCTAATGGACGAAAAACTAAAATTCATTCACTTGCTAAAAAGTGGACGCTTCACCATCACCGAGTTGTGTCACGACTTCGGAATCAGTCGCAAGACTGGTCATAAATACATCCATCGCTACGAAGAGCTCGGAGCGGATGGATTGAGAGAGCTAAGCCGTCGAGCCCATCACAATGCACAGCTAACAGATGTAGCGGTGGTTAAGCTTATCCTGAAAGACCGGCGAAAACACCCTACCTGGGGACCTGAGAAACTACAGGATCTATTGATCAAGATCCATGGGATCGATTCCCCGCCGGCGTGCAGTACGATAGGAGATATCCTCAAGCGCAACGGCGAGATAAAATCCAAAAGACGCAAGCCTGGCTTGTATCCGGTGCGGCCCTGTGAGTTGACGCAGGCCGAGTATCCCAACCATGTGTGGACGATGGACTTCAAGGGCTGGTTTCTTTTGGGAGATGGCACGCGTTGCGATCCATTAACCACCAAGGATCTTTGCAGTCATTACATGCTAGGATGCCGTGCAATGTATAATCAGCAGTATGGGCGCACTCTCTATGGTTTTAAGTGCATGGCGCGTATTCACGGGCTTCCCGGGGTGATCCGGGTGGATAACGGGACGCCTTGGTCGAGCATCGGGTTGGGACGATTGTCCAGGCTCAGCGTCTGGTGGATTGAGCATGGAATCGCTGTTGAGTTTACCCGTCCGGGTAAGCCCCAGGACAATGGATCCCACGAGCGCATGCACAAAGATCTCAAGGCCGAAGCGACCAAGCCACCTTCAGTCAATATGAGGGCACAGCAACGTCGCTTCGACAGGTGGGTGCATACCTATAATCATGAAAGACCTCACAGGACCCTCGGGATGCTAAGACCGGCTGAACTGTACCATCCTTCAAAAAAACGCATGGGCGAGAAGGTCAAAATCCGCTATCCGAAAAACTATATCCTCAAGACAATATCGAGCAGCGGTTTTTTATCTTTCGAAGGAAAGAGTTATGCCACCGGAGAACACATGG
This portion of the Verrucomicrobiota bacterium genome encodes:
- a CDS encoding PIN domain-containing protein, which produces MVCYETRVVSVVTYIEVLAGVHKPEEETVIRGFLSSFEVVGLSTEIAEITIRLRRDHRLRVPDAMIYATARVEGCMLVSRNTKDFKMEWPDVRVPYKI
- a CDS encoding integrase core domain-containing protein: MPWNTVDLMDEKLKFIHLLKSGRFTITELCHDFGISRKTGHKYIHRYEELGADGLRELSRRAHHNAQLTDVAVVKLILKDRRKHPTWGPEKLQDLLIKIHGIDSPPACSTIGDILKRNGEIKSKRRKPGLYPVRPCELTQAEYPNHVWTMDFKGWFLLGDGTRCDPLTTKDLCSHYMLGCRAMYNQQYGRTLYGFKCMARIHGLPGVIRVDNGTPWSSIGLGRLSRLSVWWIEHGIAVEFTRPGKPQDNGSHERMHKDLKAEATKPPSVNMRAQQRRFDRWVHTYNHERPHRTLGMLRPAELYHPSKKRMGEKVKIRYPKNYILKTISSSGFLSFEGKSYATGEHMANCKVGLFEAEDGKIQVHFANVHLGNLAYDADGGRFRPTAYISPPQRKSLDKSNPKRKN